A genome region from Cannabis sativa cultivar Pink pepper isolate KNU-18-1 unplaced genomic scaffold, ASM2916894v1 Contig7, whole genome shotgun sequence includes the following:
- the LOC133033411 gene encoding uncharacterized protein LOC133033411: MKEVRHFEKKSKLLPKFTGPFEILEKVKLVAYHLVLPPDLSSVHNVFHVSMLRKYVSDPTHVLSYETLELQPDLSYEKKPVQILDKKAKILRKKIIALVKVLLRNNKVAEATSELEYDMRAEYLELFMLDFENEILLTGDNCNDLLALL, translated from the coding sequence ATGAAAGAGGTAAGACATTTCGAGAAAAAGAGCAAGTTGCTCCCTaaatttacaggaccttttgagattcttgagaaggtTAAATTGGTAGCTTACCATCTAGTCTTGCCTCCAGATTTATCATCAGTGCATAATGTATTTCACGTCtccatgttaaggaaatacgtctCGGATCCAACACATGTTTTGAGTTATGAAACCCTAGAGCTCCAACCAGATTTATCATACGAGAAAAAACCAGTACAAATTCTTGACAAAAAGGCTAAAATCCTTCGGAAAAAGatcatagctttggtcaaagtgCTCTTGAGAAACAATAAGGTGGCAGAAGCAACCTCAGAATTAGAGTATGATATGAGGGCTGAGTATCTAGAGTTATTCATGTTAGATTTCGAGAACGAAATTCTTTTAacaggggataattgtaatgatctCTTAGCTTTATTATGA